From a single Rosa rugosa chromosome 7, drRosRugo1.1, whole genome shotgun sequence genomic region:
- the LOC133723242 gene encoding uncharacterized mitochondrial protein AtMg00810-like → MSPPPGLRRQGENLVCRLHKSLYGLKQASRQWFSKFTEAILTAGFSQSKADYSLFVCKDGTSLTVLLIYVDDILITGNNMESINDLKQFLHTRFRIKDLGDLKFFLGIEIARSKKGIYISQRKYALEIIKDSGYLGAKPVKFPMEESKLSNKGELLKDPAAYRRLVGRLIYLTITRPDITYSVHILSRFMHEPRQPHMAVALRVVRYLKSSPGQGLLLRSHDSLNLRAFCDSDWAGCPITRRSTTGYCIFLGSSLISWRTKRQKTVSLSSAEAEYRAMADLHMPISSPAILHCDNQSALHIAANPVFHERTRHIEMDCHFIRDKILQGEVVTQHVISSQQLADVFTKALGKEKFKSLMCKLGVLDNHSPT, encoded by the exons ATGTCTCCTCCTCCTGGTCTTCGGCGACAGGGGGAGAACCTTGTGTGTCGCCTCCACAAGTCGTTGTATGGACTGAAACAGGCTTCTCGTCAATGGTTCTCTAAGTTCACAGAAGCTATTCTTACTGCTGGCTTCTCTCAGTCAAAAGCCGACTATTCTTTATTTGTCTGCAAAGATGGTACATCTCTCACCGTCTTATTAATCTATGTGGACGATATTTTGATCACAGGAAACAATATGGAGTCTATTAATGACTTGAAGCAATTTCTTCATACTCGTTTTCGTATCAAGGACCTTGGTGATCTGAAATTTTTCCTAGGCATTGAAATAGCTCGTTCCAAGAAAGGGATTTACATATCTCAACGTAAATATGCCTTGGAGATTATCAAAGATAGTGGCTACTTGGGTGCTAAGCCGGTTAAGTTTCCTATGGAAGAATCCAAGCTTTCAAACAAGGGAGAACTACTCAAAGATCCTGCTGCATATCGGCGTCTAGTTGGTCGATTGATTTACTTGACCATTACTAGACCCGATATCACATACTCAGTACATATTCTCAGCCGTTTCATGCATGAACCACGCCAACCTCACATGGCTGTTGCCCTTCGAGTTGTGCGTTACCTAAAGTCATCTCCTGGTCAAGGTTTACTTCTTCGTTCTCATGATTCTTTAAACTTGAGGGCATTTTGTGATTCTGATTGGGCGGGTTGTCCTATTACCCGCCGCTCCACTACTGGTTATTGTATATTCTTGGGAAGTTCTTTAATTTCGTGGAGGACTAAAAGGCAAAAGACTGTTTCActatcaagtgcagaagctgaatacAGGGCAATGGCAG ATTTACATATGCCTATTTCGAGTCCAGCtattttgcattgtgataatcaaTCAGCCTTGCATATTGCTGCGAATCCTGTATTTCATGAAAGAACACGGCATATTGAAATGGATTGCCATTTCATTCGGGACAAAATTTTACAAGGTGAGGTTGTCACTCAACATGTGATTTCTTCACAGCAATTGGCAGACGTGTTTACTAAAGCTTTGGGGAAAGAGAAGTTCAAATCGCTCATGTGCAAGTTGGGAGTTCTTGACaatcactctccaacttga